The following are from one region of the Salvia splendens isolate huo1 chromosome 2, SspV2, whole genome shotgun sequence genome:
- the LOC121786534 gene encoding uncharacterized protein LOC121786534 isoform X1 has protein sequence MERTEPALVPEWLRCTRNFSGGGASVHLSDASSSVHSTRSRPFRSNSEKESSHYLQRSSSSNSRRSSGINGSTKHPYSSFSRSHWDRNRDREKEKSISDDIWEHDPLESILNSRVERNSLRRSQSLVSRKTGEPSPRRVDKKDSPISENGALSRGSNLNVIQKSVFEKDFPSLGTEDKQGVAGIRRASSPGLSSAVQSLPVGSSGFLGGEKWTSALAEVPAAVANNGTGHSHAQQNVSTFPNSSSGVSVMAGLNMAEALSQPAARSHANPQLPDKGQRLEELAIKQSRQLIPVTPSMPKPLVPGAGDKLKQSKIALRTNDMTVAPKAVHSLPHSSHSANQSRAGQSRFDSANNPHVGKFLVLKPGCESIPVGQKDVCCATGNANGKVVKDGQVATGSCTAVAPISASNSMVSVLENKSAALSLGSRSSMEKKPTQSLAQSRSEFFNLMRRKSSVRAPAVHSDSSLDTLSPSAKTSVENYKEGYAATTTPCVLENGNQMVCNGDRYDITEKTRGCLPHVGDSSLSCHGYIYPDAEEAAFLRSLGWEENSGEDEGLTEEEINSFYQEYMKQKPSLEVCQSSQPKYPTASKLPNPISDEVADSSSPESEAES, from the exons ATGGAGAGAACTGAGCCTGCATTAGTTCCAGAATGGTTGAGATGCACAAGAAATTTTTCCGGAGGTGGAGCCTCAGTCCATCTCTCAG ATGCTTCTTCTTCTGTACACTCCACAAGAAGTAGGCCTTTTAGGAGCAACAGTGAGAAGGAAAGCTCACATTACCTTCAGAGAAGTTCTTCATCCAATTCTAGGCGTAGCTCAGGTATAAATGGCTCTACGAAGCATCCGTATAGTAGTTTCTCAAGGAGCCACTGGGACAGAAACCGTGACAGAGAGAAGGAGAAGTCTATATCTGATGACATCTGGGAGCATGACCCTTTGGAGAGCATTTTAAATAGTAGAGTTGAGAGAAATTCTTTGAGGCGTTCTCAATCATTGGTTTCAAGAAAGACTGGTGAACCTTCACCTCGAAGAGTAGATAAAAAGGACTCGCCTATTAGTGAGAATGGTGCCCTTTCGCGGGGGAGCAATCTAAACGTAATCCAGAAGTCTGTGTTTGAAAAGGATTTTCCATCACTTGGGACTGAAGATAAGCAAGGTGTAGCTGGAATTAGGAGAGCCTCATCTCCTGGTTTGAGTTCAGCTGTTCAAAGTTTACCCGTGGGCAGCTCAGGATTTCTTGGTGGTGAGAAATGGACTTCTGCTTTAGCAGAGGTGCCTGCTGCTGTTGCAAATAATGGCACAGGTCACTCTCATGCTCAACAGAATGTTTCTACATTTCCAAATTCATCTTCTGGGGTTTCTGTTATGGCAGGTCTTAATATGGCTGAGGCACTATCACAGCCTGCAGCTCGCAGTCATGCTAATCCCCAG CTACCTGATAAAGGTCAGAGACTTGAGGAGTTGGCCATCAAGCAATCGAGGCAATTAATTCCTGTGACACCTTCAATGCCTAAACCATTG GTTCCTGGTGCTGGAGATAAATTAAAACAGTCAAAAATCGCTCTGAGAACTAATGATATGACTGTGGCTCCCAAGGCTGTTCATTCACTGCCCCATTCTTCTCATTCTGCTAATCAATCTCGTGCTGGACAAAGCAGGTTTGATTCTGCCAACAACCCCCATGTTGGAAAGTTTCTGGTTCTTAAACCAGGTTGTGAAAGTATCCCTGTTGGGCAAAAGGATGTATGTTGTGCAACTGGTAATGCCAATGGAAAAGTAGTTAAAGATGGCCAGGTTGCTACGGGTTCATGTACTGCAGTTGCACCAATTAGTGCGAGCAATTCCATGGTTTCTGTACTTGAAAACAAGTCTGCTGCTCTATCACTAGGTTCAAGATCCTCTATGGAAAAGAAACCGACCCAATCTCTGGCACAAAGCAGAAGTGAATTCTTTAATCTCATGAGGAGGAAATCCTCAGTCCGTGCTCCTGCCGTTCACTCAGATTCAAGTTTGGATACTCTATCTCCCAGTGCAAAGACATCTGTAGAAAATTATAAAGAAGGCTATGCTGCTACTACCACTCCTTGTGTTTTAGAGAATGGCAACCAGATGGTGTGTAATGGTGATAGATATGATATTACGGAGAAGACCAGGGGATGTCTTCCGCATGTCGGAGACAGTAGCTTGTCTTGTCATGGATACATTTATCCAGATGCAGAAGAGGCTGCTTTCCTTCGTTCACTTGGCTGGGAGGAAAATAGCGGGGAAGACGAAGGATTGACTGAGGAAGAGATAAATTCTTTTTATCAGGAG TACATGAAGCAGAAGCCATCCTTGGAGGTGTGTCAAAGCTCGCAGCCCAAGTACCCTACAGCATCTAAACTTCCCAATCCCATTTCAGACGAAGTTGCTGACTCCAGCTCTCCTGAGTCTGAAGCTGAATCTTGA
- the LOC121786534 gene encoding uncharacterized protein LOC121786534 isoform X2, with protein MERTEPALVPEWLRCTRNFSGGGASVHLSDASSSVHSTRSRPFRSNSEKESSHYLQRSSSSNSRRSSGINGSTKHPYSSFSRSHWDRNRDREKEKSISDDIWEHDPLESILNSRVERNSLRRSQSLVSRKTGEPSPRRVDKKDSPISENGALSRGSNLNVIQKSVFEKDFPSLGTEDKQGVAGIRRASSPGLSSAVQSLPVGSSGFLGGLNMAEALSQPAARSHANPQLPDKGQRLEELAIKQSRQLIPVTPSMPKPLVPGAGDKLKQSKIALRTNDMTVAPKAVHSLPHSSHSANQSRAGQSRFDSANNPHVGKFLVLKPGCESIPVGQKDVCCATGNANGKVVKDGQVATGSCTAVAPISASNSMVSVLENKSAALSLGSRSSMEKKPTQSLAQSRSEFFNLMRRKSSVRAPAVHSDSSLDTLSPSAKTSVENYKEGYAATTTPCVLENGNQMVCNGDRYDITEKTRGCLPHVGDSSLSCHGYIYPDAEEAAFLRSLGWEENSGEDEGLTEEEINSFYQEYMKQKPSLEVCQSSQPKYPTASKLPNPISDEVADSSSPESEAES; from the exons ATGGAGAGAACTGAGCCTGCATTAGTTCCAGAATGGTTGAGATGCACAAGAAATTTTTCCGGAGGTGGAGCCTCAGTCCATCTCTCAG ATGCTTCTTCTTCTGTACACTCCACAAGAAGTAGGCCTTTTAGGAGCAACAGTGAGAAGGAAAGCTCACATTACCTTCAGAGAAGTTCTTCATCCAATTCTAGGCGTAGCTCAGGTATAAATGGCTCTACGAAGCATCCGTATAGTAGTTTCTCAAGGAGCCACTGGGACAGAAACCGTGACAGAGAGAAGGAGAAGTCTATATCTGATGACATCTGGGAGCATGACCCTTTGGAGAGCATTTTAAATAGTAGAGTTGAGAGAAATTCTTTGAGGCGTTCTCAATCATTGGTTTCAAGAAAGACTGGTGAACCTTCACCTCGAAGAGTAGATAAAAAGGACTCGCCTATTAGTGAGAATGGTGCCCTTTCGCGGGGGAGCAATCTAAACGTAATCCAGAAGTCTGTGTTTGAAAAGGATTTTCCATCACTTGGGACTGAAGATAAGCAAGGTGTAGCTGGAATTAGGAGAGCCTCATCTCCTGGTTTGAGTTCAGCTGTTCAAAGTTTACCCGTGGGCAGCTCAGGATTTCTTGGTG GTCTTAATATGGCTGAGGCACTATCACAGCCTGCAGCTCGCAGTCATGCTAATCCCCAG CTACCTGATAAAGGTCAGAGACTTGAGGAGTTGGCCATCAAGCAATCGAGGCAATTAATTCCTGTGACACCTTCAATGCCTAAACCATTG GTTCCTGGTGCTGGAGATAAATTAAAACAGTCAAAAATCGCTCTGAGAACTAATGATATGACTGTGGCTCCCAAGGCTGTTCATTCACTGCCCCATTCTTCTCATTCTGCTAATCAATCTCGTGCTGGACAAAGCAGGTTTGATTCTGCCAACAACCCCCATGTTGGAAAGTTTCTGGTTCTTAAACCAGGTTGTGAAAGTATCCCTGTTGGGCAAAAGGATGTATGTTGTGCAACTGGTAATGCCAATGGAAAAGTAGTTAAAGATGGCCAGGTTGCTACGGGTTCATGTACTGCAGTTGCACCAATTAGTGCGAGCAATTCCATGGTTTCTGTACTTGAAAACAAGTCTGCTGCTCTATCACTAGGTTCAAGATCCTCTATGGAAAAGAAACCGACCCAATCTCTGGCACAAAGCAGAAGTGAATTCTTTAATCTCATGAGGAGGAAATCCTCAGTCCGTGCTCCTGCCGTTCACTCAGATTCAAGTTTGGATACTCTATCTCCCAGTGCAAAGACATCTGTAGAAAATTATAAAGAAGGCTATGCTGCTACTACCACTCCTTGTGTTTTAGAGAATGGCAACCAGATGGTGTGTAATGGTGATAGATATGATATTACGGAGAAGACCAGGGGATGTCTTCCGCATGTCGGAGACAGTAGCTTGTCTTGTCATGGATACATTTATCCAGATGCAGAAGAGGCTGCTTTCCTTCGTTCACTTGGCTGGGAGGAAAATAGCGGGGAAGACGAAGGATTGACTGAGGAAGAGATAAATTCTTTTTATCAGGAG TACATGAAGCAGAAGCCATCCTTGGAGGTGTGTCAAAGCTCGCAGCCCAAGTACCCTACAGCATCTAAACTTCCCAATCCCATTTCAGACGAAGTTGCTGACTCCAGCTCTCCTGAGTCTGAAGCTGAATCTTGA